Proteins encoded within one genomic window of Thunnus albacares chromosome 13, fThuAlb1.1, whole genome shotgun sequence:
- the apbb3 gene encoding amyloid-beta A4 precursor protein-binding family B member 3, with protein MCQQSVSALTRRRLLSPHLRNCSFWHFHVGFIFQRTAGDSSCVSADNIWTDQNLLLDPDLPSGWRTIKDSTGTYYWHVPTGATQWQHPALSRTPQALDTQQEEAGSQPTSRQTVEPPEDRSSWHEDYLTNHDPDSKCFAVRSLGWLQVEEEDLSPGRSSLAVSNVIQQLSHCNSPEQRDRMGAWGEGREMMLVLKKDTLTLLDPLDHTPLHCQPIINIRVWGVGCNNGRDFAFVAGDKDSCVLKCHVFRCDAPAKAIATALHEMCSKMMSEKALMRPSRSLTMESISPEDLPRQVEFLEAVRQQVQKFEVEYIGNLPVSRAMGMEVLNRAIESIMNSTDRDDWEPIVIHVTDNILSLWKGQEGEEPFWECQVRFLTFLGVGHDSHTFAVIVDGGTQRFECHVFWCEPDAGILSEAVQAACMVQYQKCLVAQTPPPRTKSWHATPSKVKRANSMDGAAFPPLTSRLHGSGSTSMMPRITKGNGSSGNVRKGMMAFFETFRNKQAATS; from the exons ATGTGCCAGCAGAGTGTGTCAGCACTGACCCGCCGAAG gctgctttctcctcatttgaggaactgcagtttttggcacttccatgttggcttcatttttcagaggACAGCTGGTGACAGTTCTTGTGTCTCTGCAGACAACATCTGGACAGACCAGAACCTGCTGTTGGACCCAGACCTTCCCTCTGGCTGGAGAACCATCAAGGACTCCACAGGAACCTACTACTGGCATGTTCCCACCGGTGCCACCCAGTGGCAGCACCCAGCACTAAGCAGGACGCCACAAGCACTCGACACACAG CAGGAGGAGGCTGGATCGCAGCCCACCAGCAGACAGACGGTTGAACCACCTGAGGacag GTCTTCCTGGCATGAAGATTATCTCACCAACCACGATCCCGACTCCAAG tgctTTGCAGTGCGTTCTCTCGGCTGgctgcaggtggaggaggaggacctGTCTCCCGGTCGCAGCAGTCTCGCCGTCAGTAACGTCATCCAGCAGCTGTCTCACTGCAACAGTCCCGAGCAGAGAGACAGGATGGGGGCCTGGGGGGAG ggtCGGGAGATGATGCTGGTTCTGAAGAAAGACACTCTGACCCTGTTGGACCCTTTAGACCACACCCCCCTCCACTGTCAGCCAATCATCAACATCCGTGTGTGGGGGGTGGGCTGCAACAACGGCAG GGACTTTGCCTTCGTAGCTGGAGATAAGGACAGCTGTGTGTTGAAGTGTCACGTGTTTCGTTGTGACGCTCCGGCGAAGGCCATCGCCACAGCGCTGCACGAGATGTGCTCCAAG atgatgtcagAGAAGGCGCTGATGAGGCCGTCTCGCTCTCTGACGATGGAGAGCATCTCACCTGAGGACCTGCCCAGACAAG tgGAGTTTCTAGAGGCGGTGCGGCAGCAGGTCCAGAAGTTCGAGGTCGAGTACATCGGTAACCTGCCGGTGTCCCGAGCCATGG gtatggAGGTGTTGAACAGAGCGATCGAAAGCATCATGAACTCTACAGACAGAGACGACTGGGAGCCAATCGTCATCCACGTGACTGATAACATCCTGTCTCTGTGGAAGGGACAG GAGGGGGAGGAGCCTTTCTGGGAGTGTCAGGTGCGTTTCCTCACTTTTCTGGGCGTCGGCCACGACAGCCACACCTTCGCTGTGATCGTAGACGGCGGCACGCAGCGCTTCGAGTGTCACGTGTTCTGGTGTGAACCGGACGCTGGGATCCTCTCTGAGGCCGTTCAGGCTGCATGTATG GTTCAGTATCAGAAGTGTTTAGTGGCTCAGACTCCTCCTCCGAGGACCAAGTCGTGGCACGCGACCCCATCAAAGGTCAAACGGGCCAACTCCATGGACGGCGCCGCCTTTCCTCCCCTCACATCCCGTCTCCATGGCAGCGGAAGCACCTCCATGATGCCAAGGATCACCAAGGGCAACGGCAGCAGTGGCAACGTGAGGAAGGGCATGATGGCCTTCTTCGAAACCTTCCGCAACAAACAGGCCGCCACGTCATAA